A section of the Thauera chlorobenzoica genome encodes:
- the glnK gene encoding P-II family nitrogen regulator has protein sequence MKFIAAIIKPFKLDEVREALSAIGVQGITVTEVKGFGRQKGHTELYRGAEYVVDFLPKVKIEAAVTDDILEQAIEAIEKSAATGKIGDGKIFVFELEQAIRIRTGETGPDAL, from the coding sequence ATGAAATTCATCGCCGCCATCATCAAGCCGTTCAAGCTCGACGAAGTGCGCGAAGCCCTGTCGGCCATCGGCGTGCAGGGCATCACCGTCACCGAAGTCAAGGGCTTCGGCCGCCAGAAGGGGCACACCGAGCTCTATCGCGGCGCCGAGTACGTCGTCGACTTCCTGCCCAAGGTCAAGATCGAGGCCGCCGTCACCGACGACATCCTCGAACAGGCGATCGAGGCGATCGAGAAATCCGCCGCCACCGGCAAGATCGGCGACGGCAAGATCTTCGTCTTCGAGCTCGAGCAGGCGATCCGCATCCGCACCGGCGAGACCGGCCCGGACGCGCTGTAA
- a CDS encoding Fic family protein: MTLFDALGFRWDRSAVPTSAPSHSTDRVCFRFHKMLPEFVWDASVLEGNPFTFPEVKTLLDGVTIGGRKISDQEQILNLAESSKRLLAMVKSSQFSLSKPVFTELNGIVARKEALEWGVFRGEGQEANYTPDVGLGESGRYTPLPTLPGAPELNRVFDKGVAALQECAPFERATAFFLFGALQQFFFDGNKRTSRFMMNGVLMSHGIDAISVPAAKVQEFNEKMVRFYLSKDATEMIAFLAGCHPDAEAILPPPEKDRAHDDRMEP, translated from the coding sequence ATGACCCTCTTTGATGCGCTTGGTTTTCGATGGGACAGATCGGCGGTGCCGACCTCCGCTCCGTCTCACTCGACGGATCGCGTCTGTTTCCGCTTTCACAAGATGCTGCCCGAGTTCGTTTGGGATGCCTCGGTGCTTGAAGGCAACCCCTTCACTTTCCCCGAGGTCAAGACCTTGCTGGATGGCGTGACCATTGGCGGTCGCAAGATTTCGGATCAGGAGCAAATCCTGAACCTGGCGGAGAGTTCCAAGCGGCTGCTGGCGATGGTCAAGAGTAGTCAGTTCTCCCTCTCCAAGCCGGTATTCACAGAACTGAACGGCATCGTCGCCCGCAAGGAAGCATTGGAGTGGGGGGTGTTCCGTGGCGAAGGTCAGGAGGCGAACTACACGCCGGATGTTGGCCTTGGTGAAAGTGGCCGCTACACCCCGTTGCCGACGCTACCCGGCGCACCGGAACTAAATCGGGTGTTTGATAAAGGCGTAGCCGCACTGCAAGAGTGCGCGCCTTTTGAGCGGGCAACGGCTTTCTTCCTGTTCGGCGCCTTGCAGCAGTTTTTCTTCGACGGCAACAAGCGTACTTCGCGTTTCATGATGAATGGCGTGCTCATGTCGCATGGCATTGACGCGATCAGCGTGCCCGCCGCCAAGGTGCAGGAATTCAATGAAAAGATGGTGCGCTTCTATCTCTCGAAGGACGCCACCGAGATGATCGCATTCCTCGCCGGGTGCCATCCGGATGCTGAGGCGATCCTGCCGCCGCCAGAAAAAGATCGTGCCCACGATGACCGAATGGAGCCGTAA
- a CDS encoding ABC transporter ATP-binding protein has protein sequence MLEVDGLVKAFGGFRAVDGCTLRVNEGEILGLIGPNGAGKTTLFNLVAGALQPSAGAIRFLGEDVTGLATDALFHKGLVRTFQIPHEFHRLSARENLMMVPPHQPGERLFANWLAWGRVQRAEAAVRKRADETLAFLELTHVADERAGNLSGGQKKLLELGRTMMTDARLVLLDEPAAGVNRTLLRRLEDKIRVLNRERGYTFILIEHDMEMIEKLCRPVVCMAEGKVLVEGDFRTVRADPRVLEAYLGETPVAVARNAAGHDPAVETLRAQALPREDL, from the coding sequence ATGCTCGAAGTGGACGGCCTGGTGAAGGCCTTCGGCGGCTTTCGTGCGGTCGACGGGTGCACGCTGCGGGTTAATGAGGGCGAGATCCTCGGCCTGATCGGGCCCAATGGCGCGGGCAAGACGACGCTGTTCAATCTCGTTGCCGGGGCGCTCCAACCGAGCGCGGGGGCGATCCGCTTTCTCGGCGAGGACGTCACCGGCCTGGCCACCGACGCCCTGTTCCACAAGGGCCTGGTGCGCACCTTCCAGATCCCGCACGAATTCCACCGCCTGAGCGCGCGCGAGAACCTGATGATGGTGCCGCCGCACCAGCCCGGCGAGCGCCTGTTCGCCAACTGGCTGGCCTGGGGCCGGGTGCAGCGCGCCGAAGCGGCGGTGCGCAAGCGGGCCGACGAGACGCTCGCCTTTCTCGAATTGACCCACGTCGCCGACGAGCGCGCCGGCAACCTCTCCGGTGGCCAGAAGAAGCTGCTCGAGCTGGGGCGCACGATGATGACCGACGCCCGGCTGGTGCTGCTCGACGAGCCCGCGGCGGGGGTCAATCGCACCCTGCTGCGCAGGCTCGAGGACAAGATCCGGGTCCTCAACCGCGAGCGCGGCTACACCTTCATCCTCATCGAGCACGACATGGAGATGATCGAGAAGCTGTGCCGGCCGGTGGTGTGCATGGCCGAAGGCAAGGTGCTGGTCGAGGGCGACTTCCGCACCGTGCGCGCCGATCCGCGCGTGCTCGAAGCCTACCTCGGCGAGACCCCGGTCGCGGTCGCGCGCAATGCTGCCGGGCACGATCCGGCCGTCGAGACCCTGCGCGCGCAGGCGCTGCCGCGGGAGGATCTGTGA
- a CDS encoding multidrug effflux MFS transporter, translated as MTPSPISARLATLLAALAAIGPFAVDTYLPAFPHIRAELGASQIEVQQTLTVFMAMLALMVLWHGALADRFGRRRVLLAATAVFALASLACALAPTIEWLWAGRALQGMSGGAGMVVGRAVIRDLHDGAQAQRLMARVMMIFGLAPAVAPLLGAALLALAGWRAIFLFLAAFGAGLAWLTWRYLPETLDPGARQALHPASLLRGYASVLGHPAFLLLAVVAAVNFNGFFIYLMSAPVFVLEHLQLSETGFAWLFVPSVGGMMIGSMLSERMAGSWSPRRTIGVGFAVMVGAAVLNLGVAVLLPPGVPQSVLPVGLFTLGLALVSPSLSLLALDLFPARRGLASSCQAFLQLGLNAFTAGVLAPLLWGSTVSLAVGMGVFVAFGLLAFALWLRGGFPARR; from the coding sequence GTGACTCCAAGCCCGATTTCCGCGCGGCTGGCCACCTTGCTCGCAGCGCTGGCCGCGATCGGCCCGTTCGCGGTCGACACCTACCTGCCGGCCTTCCCCCATATCCGCGCCGAACTGGGCGCCAGCCAGATCGAAGTGCAGCAGACCCTGACCGTGTTCATGGCGATGCTGGCGCTGATGGTGCTGTGGCACGGGGCGCTGGCTGACCGTTTCGGCCGGCGCCGGGTGCTGCTCGCCGCGACCGCGGTATTCGCCCTGGCCTCGCTGGCGTGCGCGCTGGCGCCGACGATCGAGTGGCTGTGGGCGGGGCGCGCCCTGCAGGGCATGAGCGGCGGTGCCGGGATGGTGGTCGGGCGCGCGGTGATCCGCGACCTCCACGACGGCGCCCAGGCGCAGCGCCTGATGGCGCGGGTGATGATGATCTTCGGCCTCGCCCCGGCGGTGGCGCCGCTGCTCGGCGCGGCCCTGCTGGCGCTGGCCGGATGGCGTGCGATCTTCCTGTTCCTGGCCGCGTTCGGCGCCGGCCTCGCCTGGCTGACCTGGCGCTACCTGCCCGAAACGCTCGACCCCGGCGCGCGCCAGGCGCTGCATCCGGCGTCGCTGCTGCGCGGCTACGCGAGTGTCCTCGGCCACCCCGCGTTCCTGCTGCTGGCGGTGGTGGCGGCGGTCAACTTCAACGGTTTCTTCATCTACCTGATGTCGGCGCCGGTCTTCGTCCTGGAGCATCTGCAGCTGTCGGAAACCGGCTTCGCCTGGCTGTTCGTGCCCAGCGTCGGGGGCATGATGATCGGTTCGATGCTGTCCGAGCGCATGGCTGGGAGCTGGTCGCCGCGGCGCACGATCGGTGTCGGCTTCGCGGTGATGGTCGGCGCCGCCGTGCTCAACCTGGGCGTGGCGGTGCTGCTGCCGCCCGGGGTGCCGCAGTCGGTGCTGCCGGTGGGGCTGTTCACCCTCGGGCTGGCGCTGGTGAGCCCGAGCCTGAGCCTGCTCGCGCTCGACCTGTTCCCGGCCCGGCGCGGCCTGGCTTCGAGCTGCCAGGCCTTCCTCCAGCTCGGGCTGAACGCGTTCACCGCTGGGGTGCTGGCGCCGCTGCTGTGGGGCAGCACGGTGTCGCTGGCGGTGGGCATGGGGGTGTTCGTCGCCTTCGGGCTGCTCGCGTTCGCGCTGTGGCTGAGAGGCGGTTTTCCGGCCAGGCGCTGA
- a CDS encoding branched-chain amino acid ABC transporter permease, translating into MPLLDFLNFYLVPGIVLGTIYAVGAIGITLVFGILRFAHFAHGDMATLGAFAAFALVAGGIGPWTALPLAMAATAVVAIGVDKAFYDYLKARPKIVTVMASLGVALMLRAVVQMLWGADPRTYATGIVRADDYFGLLLRPRELYTLAVVALIVSALTLFLGRTKWGKAMRAMSDNPDLARLSGVDTRKVTMLTWAIVGALCAAAGFLLGIHTELHSMMGWQLLLPMFAAAIVGGVGRVGGAVLGGLVVGIAEELSVFILPAQYKAATAFALLLLILLVRPRGLLNGKVL; encoded by the coding sequence ATGCCCCTGCTCGACTTCCTCAACTTCTACCTCGTGCCGGGCATCGTCCTCGGCACCATCTACGCCGTCGGTGCGATCGGCATCACCCTGGTGTTCGGCATCCTGCGCTTCGCCCACTTCGCCCACGGCGACATGGCGACGCTGGGGGCGTTCGCCGCGTTTGCCCTGGTGGCCGGGGGCATCGGTCCGTGGACTGCGCTGCCGCTGGCGATGGCGGCGACCGCGGTGGTGGCGATCGGGGTGGACAAGGCCTTCTACGACTACCTGAAGGCGCGGCCGAAGATCGTCACCGTGATGGCCTCGCTCGGCGTCGCCCTGATGTTGCGCGCGGTGGTGCAGATGCTGTGGGGCGCGGACCCCCGGACCTACGCCACCGGCATCGTCCGCGCGGACGACTACTTCGGCCTCCTGCTGCGTCCGCGTGAGCTGTACACGCTGGCGGTGGTGGCGCTGATCGTGTCCGCCCTGACGCTCTTCCTGGGGCGGACGAAGTGGGGCAAGGCGATGCGGGCGATGTCCGACAACCCCGACCTCGCCCGCCTGTCCGGCGTCGACACCCGCAAGGTGACGATGCTCACCTGGGCGATCGTCGGTGCGCTGTGCGCCGCCGCCGGCTTCCTCCTCGGCATCCACACCGAGCTCCATTCGATGATGGGCTGGCAGCTGCTGCTGCCGATGTTCGCCGCTGCGATCGTCGGTGGCGTCGGCCGGGTCGGGGGCGCGGTGCTCGGCGGCCTGGTGGTCGGCATCGCCGAGGAGCTGTCGGTCTTCATCCTGCCGGCGCAGTACAAGGCGGCGACCGCCTTCGCGCTGCTGCTGCTGATCCTGCTCGTCCGCCCGCGCGGACTGCTCAACGGCAAGGTGCTCTGA
- a CDS encoding ISL3 family transposase, translated as MPSNILNLPCYKVLGIQENEHDYHIDVEAVEPPTSCPHCQSSNLVGFGRREQMVKDLPMQGRRVGLYIDTRRYQCRGCGKTFYEALPEIDEKRLMTKRLAQWMGKQAIQRTFASIAEEVGCTEFTVRAVFSDHVDELEKMIRFETPKWMGIAEIPLIKPRGVIADIQNNTIVELLPNRNKDTVVRFLHPLEGKERIQYVAMDMWTPYRDAVRAVIPQAEIVVDKFHVVRMANDAMERVRKSLRESLTPKQRRGLMHDRFVLLKRERDLNDKERLNLDGWVKNHPELGEAYRLKEQFFGIYDAESPDEAQAKFIQWQKSIPSEIADAFADIERAWGNWTMPILNYFNHPVTNAYTESFNSLIRVMNRLGRGYSFEALRAKILFAEGAHKHTLSRPKFERKKRRPAEQEPVVMYGLAAEKNYGADIPTLIRMIENGEL; from the coding sequence ATGCCCTCAAACATCCTGAATCTGCCCTGCTACAAGGTTCTGGGTATCCAGGAGAACGAGCACGATTACCACATCGATGTTGAAGCGGTAGAGCCGCCAACATCGTGCCCGCACTGCCAATCCAGCAACCTCGTTGGCTTCGGTCGCCGAGAGCAGATGGTCAAAGACCTGCCCATGCAAGGACGACGGGTCGGCCTCTACATCGACACCCGACGCTATCAGTGCCGGGGCTGTGGCAAGACGTTCTACGAGGCGTTACCTGAGATCGACGAGAAACGCTTGATGACCAAGCGGCTTGCGCAGTGGATGGGCAAGCAGGCCATCCAGCGCACTTTCGCAAGCATCGCCGAAGAAGTGGGCTGCACGGAGTTCACCGTCCGGGCGGTGTTCAGCGACCACGTGGACGAGCTGGAAAAGATGATTCGCTTCGAGACACCGAAGTGGATGGGCATCGCCGAAATCCCCCTCATCAAGCCCCGTGGCGTGATTGCCGACATTCAGAACAACACCATCGTCGAGTTACTGCCGAACCGGAACAAGGATACCGTGGTGCGATTCCTGCACCCCTTAGAAGGCAAGGAGCGTATCCAGTACGTCGCAATGGATATGTGGACGCCCTATCGGGATGCCGTGCGGGCAGTGATCCCGCAAGCCGAGATCGTGGTGGACAAATTTCACGTTGTTCGCATGGCGAATGATGCGATGGAGCGCGTCAGAAAGAGTCTGCGCGAGTCCCTGACACCGAAGCAGCGGCGCGGGCTGATGCACGACCGTTTTGTCCTGCTCAAGCGCGAACGCGATCTGAACGACAAGGAACGGCTGAACCTTGACGGCTGGGTGAAGAACCACCCCGAACTTGGTGAAGCCTACCGGCTCAAGGAACAGTTCTTCGGTATCTACGATGCCGAATCTCCCGACGAGGCGCAGGCCAAGTTCATCCAGTGGCAGAAAAGCATTCCGTCCGAGATTGCCGACGCCTTCGCCGACATCGAGCGGGCGTGGGGCAACTGGACAATGCCGATCCTCAACTACTTCAACCACCCCGTCACCAACGCCTACACCGAGAGCTTCAACAGCCTGATTCGCGTCATGAATCGGTTGGGTCGGGGCTACAGCTTTGAAGCACTGCGAGCCAAGATTCTGTTCGCGGAGGGCGCGCACAAGCACACGCTGTCGCGGCCAAAGTTCGAGCGCAAGAAAAGACGGCCCGCAGAACAGGAGCCCGTCGTGATGTACGGGCTAGCCGCGGAGAAGAACTACGGTGCGGATATACCAACACTGATCCGCATGATCGAAAACGGAGAGCTTTGA
- a CDS encoding accessory factor UbiK family protein, with translation MSTPRILDEIGAKLSELAANSPVRDIEKNARALLGSAFGKLDLVTREEFEVQREVLAQARVKLAELEARVAELEARLAAGGADKG, from the coding sequence ATGAGCACTCCCCGCATCCTCGACGAAATCGGCGCCAAGCTTTCCGAGCTCGCCGCCAACAGCCCGGTGCGCGACATCGAGAAGAACGCCCGTGCCCTGCTCGGCAGCGCCTTCGGCAAGCTCGATCTGGTGACGCGCGAAGAGTTCGAAGTGCAGCGCGAAGTCCTCGCCCAGGCGCGGGTCAAGCTCGCCGAGCTGGAGGCGCGCGTCGCCGAACTCGAGGCCCGGCTGGCCGCTGGCGGCGCGGACAAGGGCTGA
- a CDS encoding YifB family Mg chelatase-like AAA ATPase yields the protein MSLALVRARALDGLDAPEVAVEVHLANGLPAFSLVGLPDTEVREARDRVRAAILSSQFEFPQRRITVNLAPADLPKEGGRFDLAIAVGILVASGQVAAERLEALEFCGELSLNGALRPVRGVLAAALAAGRGQRALLLPAGNAAEAALARRTTVLPAASLLAVCAHLNGHTALEPQPRAAPAAVGGSAVPDLAEVRGQLQARRALEVAAAGAHSLLLFGPPGTGKSMLAQRLPGVLPPMGEDEALEAAALASIEGDFDPRDWGRRPFRAPHHSASAAALVGGGAIPRPGEISLAHHGVLFLDELPEFDRRVLEALREPLESGTVTVSRARRRAEFPARFQLVAAMNPCPCGHAGDPRRACRCTPDQVARYRGRLSGPLLDRIDLTVEVPSIETEALLGSPAGESSAVVRARVEAARARQLARQGGPNAHLGPAEVVRHCTPDERGEALLRQAMKQLALSARAYHRVLRVARTLADLSGCERPGAAQVAEAVQCRRSLDAR from the coding sequence ATGTCGCTTGCGCTCGTGCGCGCCCGCGCCCTCGATGGCCTCGATGCCCCCGAGGTCGCGGTCGAAGTCCATCTCGCCAACGGCCTGCCTGCGTTCAGCCTGGTCGGCCTGCCCGACACCGAGGTGCGCGAAGCGCGTGACCGGGTGCGGGCGGCGATCCTGTCCTCCCAGTTCGAGTTTCCCCAGCGCCGCATCACCGTCAACCTGGCCCCGGCCGACCTGCCCAAGGAAGGCGGGCGCTTCGATCTGGCGATCGCGGTGGGGATTCTCGTCGCCTCCGGCCAGGTCGCGGCGGAGCGCCTCGAGGCGCTCGAATTCTGCGGCGAGCTGTCGCTCAACGGCGCGCTGCGCCCGGTGCGCGGGGTGCTGGCGGCGGCGCTCGCGGCCGGGCGGGGGCAGCGCGCGCTGCTGCTGCCGGCCGGCAATGCGGCCGAGGCCGCGCTCGCGCGGCGCACCACGGTGCTGCCGGCGGCGAGCCTGCTCGCCGTATGCGCCCACCTCAATGGCCACACTGCGCTCGAACCGCAGCCGCGCGCCGCACCCGCCGCCGTGGGCGGTAGCGCGGTGCCCGATCTTGCCGAGGTGCGCGGCCAGCTGCAGGCGCGGCGCGCGCTCGAAGTGGCGGCGGCCGGGGCGCATTCGCTGCTGCTGTTCGGTCCGCCCGGCACCGGCAAGTCGATGCTCGCCCAGCGCCTGCCCGGGGTGCTGCCGCCGATGGGCGAGGACGAGGCCCTGGAGGCGGCGGCACTCGCTTCCATCGAGGGCGATTTCGACCCCCGCGACTGGGGGCGGCGGCCGTTTCGCGCCCCCCATCACTCGGCTTCGGCGGCGGCGCTGGTCGGTGGCGGGGCGATTCCCCGCCCCGGAGAAATCTCGCTCGCCCATCACGGCGTGTTGTTCCTCGACGAGCTGCCCGAGTTCGACCGCCGCGTCCTCGAGGCGCTGCGCGAGCCGCTCGAAAGCGGCACGGTCACCGTCTCGCGCGCGCGCCGGCGGGCCGAGTTTCCGGCCCGCTTCCAGCTCGTCGCGGCGATGAATCCCTGCCCCTGCGGCCATGCCGGCGATCCGCGCCGGGCCTGCCGGTGCACCCCCGATCAGGTCGCACGCTACCGGGGGCGGCTGTCCGGGCCCTTGCTCGACCGCATCGATCTCACCGTCGAGGTGCCGTCGATCGAGACCGAGGCCCTGCTCGGCAGCCCGGCGGGAGAAAGCTCGGCGGTGGTGCGGGCGCGGGTGGAGGCGGCGCGGGCGCGCCAGCTCGCCCGCCAGGGCGGGCCGAACGCGCACCTGGGGCCGGCCGAGGTGGTGCGCCACTGCACCCCCGACGAGCGCGGCGAGGCCTTGCTGCGCCAGGCGATGAAACAGCTCGCGCTGTCGGCGAGGGCGTATCATCGCGTCCTTCGGGTGGCGCGCACGCTGGCCGATCTGTCCGGGTGCGAGCGCCCCGGCGCGGCCCAGGTCGCCGAGGCGGTCCAGTGCCGGCGCAGTCTCGATGCCCGCTGA
- a CDS encoding TorF family putative porin has product MRLPLVAAALVAALPVAGSASAEDGPFSANIAIVSDYAFRGISQTDERPALQGGFDYAHASGLYAGVWGSNVSWLADAADDVSNSLEVDLYAGYAGEAGAIGYDVGLLQYYYPGSYGPLYRAGAEKPHTLEAYLGLSWEFLSFKYSHSLTDLFGYTDSDGSQYYELGAEHDLGSGFILTAHAGYSDIRGQDNYTDWKVGVNKEYGGFDFGLHYVDTDLNGVDGAEERVVFSIAKSF; this is encoded by the coding sequence ATGCGCTTACCTCTTGTCGCTGCCGCCCTCGTCGCCGCCCTTCCCGTCGCCGGCTCCGCTTCCGCCGAAGACGGCCCGTTCAGCGCCAACATCGCGATCGTCTCCGACTACGCTTTCCGCGGCATCAGCCAGACCGACGAGCGCCCAGCGCTGCAGGGCGGCTTCGACTACGCCCATGCCAGCGGCCTTTATGCCGGAGTGTGGGGGTCGAACGTGTCCTGGCTGGCGGACGCCGCCGACGACGTCAGCAACAGCCTGGAAGTGGACCTCTACGCCGGCTACGCCGGCGAGGCCGGCGCCATCGGCTACGACGTCGGCCTGCTGCAGTACTACTACCCGGGCAGCTACGGTCCGCTCTACCGCGCCGGCGCGGAAAAGCCGCACACCCTGGAGGCCTACCTCGGGCTGTCGTGGGAGTTCCTGAGCTTCAAGTATTCCCACAGCCTCACCGACCTGTTCGGCTACACCGACTCCGACGGCTCGCAGTACTACGAGCTCGGCGCCGAACACGACCTGGGCAGCGGCTTCATCCTCACCGCCCACGCCGGCTACAGCGACATCCGCGGCCAGGACAACTATACCGACTGGAAGGTCGGGGTAAACAAGGAGTACGGCGGCTTCGACTTCGGCCTGCACTACGTCGACACCGACCTCAACGGCGTGGACGGGGCCGAGGAGCGCGTCGTCTTCTCGATCGCCAAGTCCTTCTGA
- a CDS encoding ABC transporter ATP-binding protein, with protein sequence MALLEMKDVRGGYGDTDILQGVSLTVGAREIVVIVGPNGAGKSTAMKAVFGLLEVRGGSVVFDGEDITGWAPHRIVRRGICYVPQVDNVFREMTVHENFEMGAFLRRGELSAAFDRVYGLFPDLKAKRRNLAGDLSGGQRQMVAMGRALMLSPKLLLLDEPTAGLSPKYMEQIFRIARDVRDAGVSILLVEQHAKQALAFCDRGYVLATGANRHQGTGGALLADRDVAEMFLGG encoded by the coding sequence ATGGCGCTGCTCGAGATGAAGGACGTGCGCGGCGGTTACGGCGACACCGACATCCTGCAAGGGGTGTCGCTCACGGTCGGCGCGCGCGAGATCGTGGTCATCGTCGGCCCCAATGGCGCCGGCAAATCCACCGCGATGAAAGCGGTGTTCGGCCTGCTCGAGGTGCGCGGCGGCAGCGTCGTCTTCGACGGCGAGGACATCACCGGCTGGGCGCCCCACCGCATCGTCCGGCGCGGCATCTGCTACGTGCCGCAGGTGGACAACGTATTCCGCGAGATGACGGTGCATGAGAACTTCGAGATGGGCGCTTTCCTGCGCCGCGGCGAGCTCTCCGCCGCCTTCGACCGCGTGTATGGCCTGTTCCCCGACCTCAAGGCCAAGCGCAGGAATCTCGCCGGCGACCTCTCCGGCGGCCAGCGCCAGATGGTGGCGATGGGGCGCGCGCTGATGCTCTCGCCGAAGCTGCTGCTGCTCGACGAGCCCACCGCCGGGCTGTCGCCCAAATACATGGAGCAGATCTTCCGCATCGCCCGCGATGTGCGCGACGCGGGGGTGTCGATCCTGCTCGTCGAACAGCACGCCAAGCAGGCGTTGGCGTTCTGCGATCGCGGCTACGTCCTCGCCACCGGCGCCAACCGCCACCAGGGCACGGGTGGCGCCCTGCTCGCCGATCGTGACGTGGCCGAGATGTTCCTCGGCGGCTGA
- a CDS encoding ammonium transporter, with protein MHKGDVAWIMTATLLVLMMALPGLALFYGGMVRSKNMLSVLMQVTVVFSLNAVLWLFYGYSLAFTEGNALIGSIDKLFLSGVGIDSLADTFTDEVKLPEFAFIAFQATFAGITGALIVGAFAERMKFSAVLIFSVIWFTLCYLPICHMVWGPGGYLLEDGALDFAGGTVVHINAGIAGLVGAYLVGRRIGFGRESMAPHSLTLTMVGASLLWVGWFGFNAGSNLEATAGAALAFINTLAATAAAVLAWSIGEALFKGKPSMLGAASGAVAGLVAITPACGSVGPIGAVVIGLLSGFVCLWGVNGLKRMLGADDALDVFGVHGVGGILGAILTGVFTAPGLGGTGGEDFSIASQVWIQTWSVIVTVVWSAVVAFVAYKIADLLVGLRVPEDEEREGLDITAHGESAYRP; from the coding sequence GTGCACAAGGGCGACGTCGCCTGGATCATGACCGCCACCCTGCTCGTGCTGATGATGGCCCTGCCCGGCCTGGCGCTGTTCTACGGCGGCATGGTGCGCTCGAAGAACATGCTGTCGGTGCTGATGCAGGTCACCGTGGTGTTTTCGCTGAACGCGGTGCTGTGGCTGTTCTACGGCTACAGCCTGGCATTCACCGAGGGCAACGCGCTGATCGGCTCGATCGACAAGCTGTTCCTGTCCGGGGTCGGCATCGATTCGCTGGCCGACACGTTCACCGATGAGGTGAAGCTGCCCGAGTTCGCCTTCATCGCCTTCCAGGCCACCTTCGCCGGCATCACCGGGGCGCTGATCGTCGGCGCCTTCGCCGAGCGGATGAAGTTCTCCGCGGTGCTGATCTTCTCGGTGATCTGGTTCACCCTGTGCTACCTGCCGATCTGCCACATGGTGTGGGGGCCGGGCGGCTACCTGCTCGAGGACGGCGCGCTCGACTTCGCCGGCGGCACCGTGGTGCACATCAACGCCGGCATCGCCGGCCTGGTGGGCGCCTACCTGGTGGGCAGGCGGATCGGCTTCGGCCGCGAATCGATGGCGCCGCACAGCCTGACCCTGACCATGGTCGGCGCCTCGCTGCTGTGGGTGGGCTGGTTCGGCTTCAACGCCGGCTCCAACCTCGAAGCCACCGCGGGTGCCGCACTGGCCTTCATCAACACCCTCGCCGCCACCGCCGCCGCGGTGCTGGCGTGGTCGATCGGCGAGGCCCTGTTCAAGGGCAAGCCGTCGATGCTGGGCGCGGCCTCGGGCGCGGTCGCCGGCCTGGTGGCGATCACTCCGGCCTGCGGCTCGGTGGGCCCGATCGGCGCCGTCGTCATCGGCCTGCTGTCGGGCTTCGTCTGCCTGTGGGGGGTCAACGGCCTGAAGCGCATGCTCGGCGCCGACGACGCCCTCGACGTGTTCGGCGTGCATGGCGTGGGCGGCATCCTCGGCGCCATCCTCACCGGGGTATTCACCGCCCCTGGCCTGGGCGGCACCGGCGGCGAGGACTTCTCGATCGCCAGCCAGGTGTGGATCCAGACCTGGAGCGTGATCGTCACCGTCGTGTGGTCGGCGGTGGTCGCCTTCGTCGCCTACAAGATCGCGGACCTCCTCGTCGGCCTGCGCGTGCCGGAAGACGAAGAACGCGAAGGGCTGGACATCACCGCCCACGGCGAATCGGCCTACCGTCCCTGA